Proteins found in one Campylobacter concisus genomic segment:
- a CDS encoding aspartate kinase: MLIVQKFGGTSVGTLERIEAVANRVIETKNSGADVVVVVSAMSGVTNQLVEYSEYFSKHPDGVATDMLLSSGEQVTTALLTIALNAKGYACVGMTGAMAGIITDDIHTKARIERIETARLKAELKAGKIVVVAGFQGIDEKGNITTLGRGGSDLSAVALAGALDADLCEIFTDVDGVYTTDPRIEKKAKKLEKISYDEMLELASAGAKVLQNRSVELAKKLNVKLITRSSFNHNEGTLIAKEDDNMEAVLVSGIALDKNQARVTLRGVVDKPGIAAEIFTALAHENINVDMIIQNVGHDGTTNLGFTVPQNELEIAKETMQKLSAAKHIEFDDAIVKVSVIGVGMKSHSGVACLAFETLAKEGINIQMISTSEIKISMIVDQKYGELAVRVLHDAYKLDK, from the coding sequence ATGTTGATCGTTCAAAAATTTGGCGGAACTAGCGTAGGAACACTTGAACGCATCGAAGCTGTGGCAAATAGAGTCATTGAGACAAAAAATAGCGGTGCAGACGTAGTTGTGGTAGTTTCTGCGATGAGCGGAGTTACAAATCAATTGGTTGAATATAGTGAGTATTTTTCAAAACATCCAGATGGCGTCGCCACTGATATGCTTTTAAGCTCTGGAGAGCAAGTAACGACCGCGCTTTTAACGATCGCACTTAATGCAAAAGGCTATGCGTGTGTAGGTATGACAGGTGCGATGGCAGGCATAATTACTGATGATATTCATACAAAAGCAAGGATCGAAAGGATAGAGACTGCTAGGCTAAAAGCCGAGCTAAAAGCTGGCAAAATCGTAGTTGTGGCTGGCTTTCAAGGTATAGATGAAAAAGGTAATATCACAACCCTTGGTAGAGGCGGCAGTGATCTTAGTGCAGTTGCATTAGCAGGGGCGCTTGATGCTGATCTATGCGAAATTTTTACCGATGTTGATGGCGTTTATACGACAGATCCAAGGATAGAAAAAAAGGCAAAAAAACTTGAGAAGATAAGCTATGATGAGATGCTAGAGCTCGCTTCTGCTGGCGCAAAGGTACTACAAAATCGCTCAGTAGAGCTAGCAAAAAAACTAAATGTAAAACTCATTACAAGAAGTAGTTTTAATCACAACGAAGGTACATTAATAGCAAAGGAAGATGACAATATGGAAGCAGTTTTAGTAAGCGGAATAGCACTAGATAAAAATCAAGCAAGAGTAACACTAAGAGGCGTAGTTGATAAGCCTGGCATCGCAGCAGAAATTTTTACGGCTCTTGCTCATGAAAACATAAACGTAGATATGATAATCCAAAACGTAGGACATGACGGCACTACAAATTTAGGCTTTACAGTGCCACAAAATGAGCTTGAGATAGCAAAAGAGACTATGCAAAAGCTCTCAGCTGCAAAACATATAGAATTTGATGACGCGATCGTAAAAGTTTCAGTTATTGGCGTCGGCATGAAAAGCCATAGCGGCGTAGCATGTTTGGCATTTGAAACGCTTGCAAAAGAGGGTATAAATATCCAAATGATCTCAACAAGCGAGATAAAAATTTCAATGATCGTTGATCAAAAATATGGCGAGCTAGCGGTTCGCGTACTTCATGATGCTTATAAGCTAGATAAATAA
- a CDS encoding RNA pyrophosphohydrolase has protein sequence MQKKYRPNVAAVILSSLYPFKCEILVAKRVDMDDIWQFPQGGIDEGESPKQALKRELKEEIGTDKIDILDEYPQWLSYDFPANAAKKFYPFDGQTQKYFLVRLKNGASINLKTEHPEFSEYKFVDFGRSLEGINHFKKPIYEKVLSYFKEKGYF, from the coding sequence ATGCAAAAAAAATACAGACCAAATGTGGCAGCTGTTATTTTGTCTAGCTTGTATCCATTTAAATGTGAAATTTTAGTCGCAAAAAGGGTGGATATGGACGATATTTGGCAGTTTCCTCAAGGCGGAATAGACGAAGGTGAGAGTCCAAAGCAGGCCTTAAAAAGGGAGCTTAAAGAAGAGATCGGAACTGATAAAATCGATATCTTAGATGAGTATCCGCAGTGGCTAAGCTACGACTTTCCAGCAAATGCGGCAAAGAAATTTTATCCATTTGATGGACAGACGCAAAAATATTTTTTGGTTAGACTTAAAAATGGTGCCAGCATAAATTTAAAGACAGAGCATCCAGAGTTTAGCGAGTATAAATTTGTAGATTTTGGTAGAAGTTTAGAGGGAATAAATCACTTTAAAAAGCCTATTTATGAAAAGGTTTTGAGTTATTTTAAAGAGAAAGGATATTTTTGA
- a CDS encoding PepSY-associated TM helix domain-containing protein, whose protein sequence is MFKIWRKFHLILALIFALPLLIISISGAIISYHDEIIEAFSKDEIDIATNKSALKIDEILKVFSKTWPNFNLSYIKIKGEANRAYVVSGTSESGEFKSFFVDPYTGEVVSENSVEKFIGLALNLHKNLGLALFKNENLSKFASEIVAISTLALLAILLTGAFIQFWRFRSKFISAFKLNLKAKKFAFLYSLHGFLGLYLGAILLIICVSGLYFSYESFAKVINQICGEEKVFKKPNFTSKNGFSLNEKQKVENLHKAYEIFTLKFGNEFDALNFILNKDGVKFMIFYLPKGASESDGVRLAVDTASGEILKNTMPKSFEIYKFMLDLHAGYTFKEAGKFIFFMASCGVGVLLFSGCVIYYKRRKK, encoded by the coding sequence ATGTTTAAAATTTGGCGGAAATTTCACTTAATTTTAGCTCTTATCTTTGCTTTGCCACTTTTGATAATCTCAATTAGTGGAGCGATTATTTCGTATCACGATGAGATAATTGAAGCTTTTAGTAAAGATGAGATAGACATAGCAACTAATAAAAGTGCTTTAAAAATAGATGAAATTTTAAAGGTCTTTAGTAAGACTTGGCCAAATTTTAACCTTAGTTATATAAAGATAAAAGGCGAGGCAAATAGAGCTTATGTGGTAAGCGGCACAAGCGAGAGTGGCGAGTTTAAGTCGTTCTTTGTAGATCCTTATACGGGTGAGGTAGTCTCTGAAAATAGCGTGGAAAAATTTATAGGGCTAGCTCTAAATTTACATAAAAATCTAGGGCTAGCTCTATTTAAAAATGAAAATTTATCTAAATTCGCAAGCGAGATAGTGGCGATTTCAACGCTTGCACTACTTGCGATTTTATTAACTGGAGCGTTTATACAATTTTGGAGATTTAGAAGCAAATTTATTAGCGCCTTTAAGCTAAATCTAAAGGCAAAGAAATTTGCATTTTTATATTCGTTGCATGGATTTTTAGGGCTTTATTTGGGGGCCATTTTGCTTATTATCTGTGTTAGCGGTCTATACTTTTCTTATGAGAGCTTTGCTAAGGTTATAAATCAAATTTGTGGCGAAGAGAAGGTCTTTAAAAAGCCAAATTTTACTAGCAAAAATGGCTTTAGCCTAAATGAAAAGCAAAAGGTAGAAAATCTTCATAAAGCTTATGAAATTTTTACCTTAAAATTTGGAAATGAGTTTGATGCTTTAAATTTTATCCTCAATAAAGACGGCGTAAAATTTATGATCTTTTACTTGCCAAAAGGCGCTAGTGAGAGTGATGGCGTTAGACTTGCGGTCGATACGGCAAGTGGAGAAATTTTAAAAAACACCATGCCAAAATCTTTTGAAATTTATAAATTTATGCTTGATTTGCACGCTGGATATACATTCAAAGAGGCTGGAAAATTTATCTTTTTTATGGCTTCTTGTGGAGTTGGCGTGCTACTTTTTAGCGGCTGTGTGATTTACTACAAACGGCGTAAAAAGTAG
- a CDS encoding TonB-dependent receptor domain-containing protein, with the protein MKSALKISICAAIFINLPLFANEDKVLPEVKVVSATGFEQNIKDAPATLSVITKEALEKKNHKDIESMTKDIPSLFGTTPEAANRRGISIRGFSPRFTKILVNGMPVPGDNAYKGLRSVGGSYSFIPPASAISRIEVIRGPMSSLYGSDALGGVINIITDEFSNEFGANLGSSYKFARNKNISGEFYNSLYLHSGLIDDVLSVSVYGKNLNKSEDKISYANREQKDRNFGAKLFLKPNENNDITLELARSDVKYKRTKGKTLSTGTNSVASERIKGDVINLSHEARLDNILLQSYLSYGKIKEIAQQNLTLKTLNFDTKGSYFTDNNAFTLGLNAKREKLDEKATTADAANVKRYDVSLYGEDDYHLTKDFILSTGIRYNYDENYGSHVSPRIYGIYNLNDFFALKGGVSTGYATPDIKQRTQDLALPFAGGRGAQLGRSSLKPETSVSYEFGGVYNNNEGFETSLTGFYTSFKDMLSYRPICSRGSVCRHKGKIYPNGIWESINIGKAEIYGVELTNEWQVTNALRLNQSYVYTKSKQKDGSEVGKSLNNYPLHTFKFGANYELNRWLNFWSQINYYGRTKNSFSYADDMRAYVIADLGINYNVTKNFSLNLSVYNLFNEFFTTRSGRYDVLIVDGQKIELGFNLKF; encoded by the coding sequence GTGAAAAGTGCATTAAAAATTTCTATTTGTGCGGCAATTTTTATAAATTTACCGCTTTTTGCAAATGAAGATAAGGTTCTACCAGAGGTTAAAGTAGTGAGTGCAACAGGATTTGAGCAAAATATCAAAGACGCACCAGCAACGCTTAGCGTTATAACTAAAGAGGCATTAGAAAAGAAAAATCATAAAGATATCGAGAGCATGACAAAGGATATCCCAAGTCTTTTTGGGACGACTCCAGAAGCGGCAAATAGACGAGGAATTTCTATACGTGGATTCTCTCCAAGATTTACTAAAATTTTAGTAAATGGCATGCCAGTACCAGGTGATAACGCCTATAAAGGCCTTAGAAGCGTTGGAGGCTCATATAGTTTTATTCCGCCAGCAAGTGCGATAAGCCGTATCGAAGTGATACGTGGACCTATGAGCTCGCTTTATGGAAGTGACGCACTAGGCGGAGTTATAAATATTATTACAGATGAGTTTAGTAATGAATTTGGCGCAAATCTTGGCTCAAGCTATAAATTTGCTAGAAATAAAAATATAAGCGGTGAGTTTTACAACAGCCTTTATTTGCACTCTGGACTAATTGACGATGTTTTAAGTGTTTCTGTTTATGGTAAAAATTTAAATAAATCAGAAGATAAAATTTCTTACGCAAATAGAGAGCAAAAGGATAGAAATTTTGGTGCGAAGCTATTTTTGAAGCCAAATGAAAATAATGATATTACGCTTGAGCTTGCAAGAAGCGATGTAAAATATAAAAGAACTAAAGGCAAAACACTATCAACTGGTACCAACTCAGTTGCTAGTGAGAGGATAAAGGGCGATGTGATAAATTTAAGCCACGAAGCAAGGCTTGATAATATCTTGCTTCAAAGCTATTTATCTTATGGCAAGATAAAAGAGATAGCACAACAAAATTTGACACTAAAGACTCTAAATTTTGATACAAAAGGCTCATATTTTACTGATAATAACGCCTTTACCTTAGGACTAAATGCTAAAAGAGAAAAGCTAGATGAAAAGGCAACCACAGCGGACGCTGCGAATGTAAAGAGGTATGATGTTTCACTTTACGGCGAGGATGACTATCATCTTACAAAAGACTTTATCTTAAGCACAGGTATTCGCTATAACTACGATGAGAACTATGGCTCGCACGTTTCACCAAGAATTTATGGTATCTATAACTTAAATGACTTTTTTGCTCTAAAAGGCGGAGTTAGCACAGGTTATGCGACACCTGATATCAAGCAGCGCACGCAAGATCTTGCTTTGCCATTTGCCGGAGGACGCGGAGCACAGCTTGGTAGAAGCAGCCTTAAGCCAGAGACAAGCGTAAGTTATGAATTTGGTGGCGTTTATAATAATAATGAAGGTTTTGAAACATCTTTAACTGGCTTTTACACAAGTTTTAAAGATATGTTAAGTTACAGACCTATCTGCTCAAGAGGCAGTGTTTGCAGGCATAAAGGCAAAATTTATCCAAATGGTATTTGGGAGAGTATAAATATCGGTAAGGCTGAAATTTACGGAGTTGAGCTAACAAATGAGTGGCAGGTGACAAATGCTCTTAGACTAAATCAAAGCTATGTTTATACAAAATCAAAACAAAAAGATGGATCAGAAGTTGGCAAAAGCTTAAACAACTACCCGCTTCATACATTTAAATTTGGAGCAAACTACGAGCTAAATAGATGGCTAAATTTCTGGTCACAGATAAATTATTATGGTAGAACTAAAAACTCATTTAGCTATGCTGATGATATGAGAGCTTACGTTATCGCAGATCTTGGCATAAACTACAATGTAACTAAAAATTTCAGCCTAAACTTAAGCGTTTATAATCTATTTAACGAGTTTTTTACGACAAGATCAGGCAGATATGATGTTTTGATAGTTGATGGACAAAAGATCGAACTTGGCTTTAATTTGAAGTTCTAA